From the uncultured Trichococcus sp. genome, one window contains:
- a CDS encoding LysR family transcriptional regulator gives MTLKQLRYMLAVAQYKSINEAAKKCFISQPSLSNAIKDLEEEIGLELFIRTAKGITLTAEGSEFLKYAQQVIEQAELLEQRYLDKKPAKQLCSISTQHYAFAVSAFVNMIKKSGADEYKFTLRETRTHEIIEDVKSFQSEIGVLYLDSFNRNALQKILRESQLEFHPLFEAEPHIFVSVRNPLAAKQSVTLADLEDYPYLSFEQGEHNSFYFSEEILSTVFHKKSILVSDRATLFNLVIGLNGYTISTGVLSEELNGTDIVSVPLDVEDRMVIGWIANKKAGISRQAAAYIKELKAVIRTYGN, from the coding sequence ATGACCTTAAAACAATTAAGATATATGCTGGCGGTCGCCCAATACAAATCGATCAACGAAGCCGCCAAAAAATGCTTCATTTCACAACCGAGTCTCTCGAACGCGATCAAGGATCTAGAGGAAGAAATCGGCTTGGAACTGTTCATCCGGACCGCTAAAGGCATCACGCTGACAGCGGAAGGCAGCGAATTCCTGAAGTACGCGCAGCAAGTGATCGAGCAAGCGGAATTGCTGGAACAGCGCTACCTCGACAAGAAACCGGCCAAGCAGCTGTGTTCCATTTCGACCCAACATTACGCGTTCGCCGTCAGCGCGTTCGTGAACATGATCAAAAAGAGCGGAGCGGATGAATATAAGTTCACGCTCCGTGAGACGCGCACCCATGAAATCATCGAGGATGTCAAAAGTTTCCAGAGTGAAATCGGCGTCCTCTATCTGGATTCGTTCAACCGCAATGCGCTCCAAAAAATTTTGCGGGAGAGCCAATTGGAGTTCCATCCTTTGTTTGAAGCGGAACCCCATATCTTTGTCAGCGTCCGAAATCCGCTGGCGGCCAAGCAGAGCGTTACCTTGGCGGATCTCGAGGATTATCCCTACCTGTCGTTCGAGCAGGGCGAACACAATTCCTTCTATTTTTCTGAGGAGATCCTCAGCACCGTCTTCCATAAAAAAAGCATCCTGGTCAGCGACCGTGCAACTTTGTTCAACCTGGTGATCGGTTTGAATGGCTACACCATCTCCACCGGTGTACTTAGTGAAGAGCTGAATGGCACAGACATCGTTTCGGTTCCATTGGATGTCGAGGACCGGATGGTGATCGGTTGGATCGCCAACAAGAAAGCCGGTATCAGTCGACAGGCGGCCGCCTATATCAAGGAGCTGAAAGCAGTGATCCGGACATACGGGAATTAA
- the metF gene encoding methylenetetrahydrofolate reductase [NAD(P)H]: MKIRDMISKGEPTVSFEIFPPKSSYALETVFDTLTELKDLHPDFISVTYGAGGTAQSNTVEIASRIKKDFGIESIAHLTGCTSTKEGMKRTLASIKDSGIENILALRGDIPKEKLADKNWNPEYRYASELIDDIKAAGDFSIGAACYPEGHVDSINKVDDLKNLKKKMDHGADFMITQLFYDNDLFYQFKEKLDLVGIEQPVIAGILPVLNIKQVKRIQEISGCNLPPKFLRILDRYEHDPASLQEAGIAYAVDQIIDLLSSGVDGVHIYTMNKPDATRRIMENISCVRKAVCRKEPHR, translated from the coding sequence ATGAAGATTAGAGATATGATCAGCAAAGGGGAACCAACCGTTTCATTTGAAATTTTTCCGCCGAAAAGCAGCTATGCCCTTGAAACGGTTTTCGACACCTTGACCGAATTGAAGGACCTGCATCCCGATTTCATTTCCGTGACCTATGGCGCCGGTGGGACAGCCCAAAGCAACACGGTCGAAATCGCCTCACGCATCAAAAAGGATTTCGGCATCGAATCGATCGCCCACTTGACCGGCTGCACCTCCACAAAAGAGGGCATGAAACGGACCCTGGCATCGATAAAGGATAGCGGCATCGAAAACATCCTGGCTTTGCGTGGGGATATCCCGAAAGAAAAATTGGCGGACAAGAATTGGAATCCGGAATACCGTTATGCTTCCGAGCTCATCGACGACATCAAGGCAGCAGGCGATTTTTCGATCGGAGCGGCCTGCTATCCGGAAGGGCATGTCGATTCCATCAACAAAGTGGATGACCTGAAAAATCTGAAAAAGAAAATGGACCATGGTGCTGACTTCATGATCACACAGCTTTTCTACGACAATGATCTTTTCTATCAGTTCAAGGAGAAGTTGGATCTTGTCGGCATCGAACAGCCTGTCATCGCAGGGATTCTGCCGGTCCTGAACATCAAACAGGTGAAACGTATCCAGGAAATCTCCGGCTGCAATCTGCCGCCGAAATTCCTGCGGATACTCGACAGATACGAACACGATCCGGCATCGCTGCAGGAAGCCGGCATCGCTTATGCAGTCGATCAGATCATCGATCTGCTTTCTTCCGGGGTAGATGGCGTCCACATCTACACGATGAACAAGCCAGATGCGACAAGAAGAATCATGGAAAATATCTCCTGTGTCCGCAAGGCGGTCTGCAGAAAAGAGCCGCATAGATGA
- the pabB gene encoding aminodeoxychorismate synthase component I, whose product MKKRAADIVIKEIVTGLSSFELFSLFRDRKHCFFLDSGMDPEKLGRYSFIGFDPERTLTAKTGVDAFEELKALLEDYQLDYTGELPFIGGAVGYFGYELRHQVERLPKEAHADVQIPDSFFGIYDGAIVVDHLLGKVHLASPGLFGDPEKWVAEVEKVIMAAQGMHFPTNTSGLASESRPRLTANMTKAYYLSAIARIKDYIRSGDIYQVNMTQRFQCRTGASPYELYTRLRNVNPAPFAAYIDFGMGQLLSSSPERFLQIRNGKVQTRPIKGTRPRGATEQEDSANRQELLESEKDRAELLMIVDLMRNDLGRVCKTGSVKVTEMYHIEDYSTVFQLVSTVEGELEEGIHALDCIKAAFPGGSITGAPKIRAMEIIDEIEPTQRNVYTGSIGYVGFNGDADLNIVIRTILQKGETAYFQVGGGIVWDSDAEMEYEETLVKAKALIEALQAELPEGE is encoded by the coding sequence ATGAAAAAAAGAGCGGCTGACATCGTGATCAAGGAAATCGTCACCGGACTTTCGAGCTTCGAACTGTTCTCTTTGTTCCGCGACCGCAAGCATTGTTTTTTCCTGGACAGCGGGATGGATCCGGAAAAATTGGGACGCTATTCCTTCATCGGATTCGATCCCGAACGGACGCTGACCGCCAAAACGGGTGTGGATGCTTTTGAAGAACTGAAAGCACTGCTGGAAGACTATCAGCTGGACTACACGGGGGAGCTTCCTTTTATCGGCGGAGCTGTCGGTTACTTCGGCTATGAACTGCGTCATCAGGTGGAACGGTTGCCGAAGGAAGCGCACGCTGATGTCCAGATTCCGGACAGCTTCTTCGGTATCTACGACGGGGCGATCGTGGTGGACCATCTTTTGGGGAAGGTACATCTTGCCTCTCCGGGTCTCTTCGGCGACCCGGAGAAATGGGTAGCCGAGGTGGAAAAGGTCATCATGGCTGCGCAAGGGATGCATTTCCCTACTAACACCTCGGGACTGGCTAGCGAATCCAGACCAAGGCTCACCGCGAATATGACAAAGGCTTACTATTTGTCTGCGATAGCGCGTATCAAGGACTATATCCGATCCGGCGATATTTACCAGGTCAACATGACCCAACGCTTCCAATGCCGGACGGGAGCATCGCCTTACGAGCTGTACACGCGTTTGCGCAACGTCAACCCTGCTCCCTTTGCCGCCTACATTGATTTCGGCATGGGCCAGCTGTTGAGCAGTTCGCCGGAGCGGTTCCTGCAGATCCGTAACGGCAAGGTGCAGACACGGCCGATCAAAGGCACCCGGCCTCGGGGAGCTACCGAACAGGAGGACAGCGCCAACCGTCAGGAGCTGCTGGAAAGCGAGAAGGACCGGGCTGAATTGCTGATGATTGTCGATTTGATGCGCAATGATTTGGGCCGGGTCTGCAAAACCGGCAGCGTCAAGGTTACGGAAATGTACCATATCGAAGACTACAGCACTGTTTTTCAGCTCGTTTCGACAGTTGAAGGGGAGTTGGAGGAAGGCATCCATGCGCTCGACTGCATCAAAGCCGCCTTCCCGGGCGGATCGATAACGGGTGCGCCGAAAATTAGGGCGATGGAGATCATCGATGAAATCGAACCGACCCAACGCAACGTCTATACCGGATCGATCGGCTATGTCGGCTTCAATGGCGATGCCGATCTGAACATCGTCATCCGGACAATCCTGCAGAAAGGCGAAACCGCCTATTTTCAGGTCGGCGGCGGCATCGTCTGGGATTCGGATGCGGAAATGGAATACGAGGAGACGCTTGTGAAGGCGAAGGCACTTATCGAAGCCTTGCAGGCGGAATTACCGGAAGGGGAATGA
- a CDS encoding DUF6718 family protein — MKFVVARTFKKNGSAAIAIDAVPSIFGYSEELEQRFGRKIEVLLLSGDSAEALEEAWPEYAPIAVVDNKESFERMIEEKVSRKK; from the coding sequence ATGAAATTCGTAGTGGCAAGGACATTCAAAAAGAACGGCAGTGCGGCAATCGCAATCGATGCGGTGCCATCCATTTTTGGCTATTCGGAAGAATTGGAGCAGCGTTTCGGCCGGAAAATCGAGGTGCTCCTGCTGAGCGGGGACTCCGCGGAAGCCCTGGAAGAGGCGTGGCCGGAATATGCACCCATCGCGGTGGTTGACAACAAAGAAAGCTTCGAACGCATGATTGAAGAAAAAGTCAGCCGGAAAAAATAG
- a CDS encoding molybdopterin-dependent oxidoreductase, with amino-acid sequence MEKAGTVAARGRYASRIPSKYLILLLSLLLFGCGISNDDTSDQTDLEELTKIEVTEYEGKDLSSLTDFRENSIKGPQYINVDVYTLTIDGLVEQPISLSYDEVLDNQKYTKVVTLHCVEGWSVDILWEGILLADLFEAVDVQETADTVIFYSEDGYSTALPLQTIMDRQLMIAYKMNGVVLPPERGFPFQLVAEDKLGYKWIKWITRIELSDDANYKGYWEQRGFDNEADVLQ; translated from the coding sequence ATGGAAAAGGCGGGGACAGTCGCAGCAAGGGGCCGCTATGCCAGTCGCATTCCCAGCAAATACCTGATTCTGTTGCTGAGTCTCTTGCTTTTTGGTTGTGGAATCTCCAATGATGATACTTCAGATCAAACTGATCTGGAAGAACTGACCAAAATCGAGGTGACCGAATACGAGGGGAAAGATTTATCTTCCTTGACCGATTTTCGGGAAAACTCCATCAAGGGCCCGCAATATATAAACGTCGATGTCTACACGCTGACGATCGATGGTTTGGTTGAGCAGCCGATTTCCTTGTCCTACGACGAAGTGCTGGATAACCAGAAGTACACGAAGGTTGTGACCTTGCATTGCGTGGAAGGATGGAGCGTCGATATCCTTTGGGAAGGGATTCTGCTTGCGGACCTATTCGAAGCAGTGGACGTTCAGGAAACAGCCGATACGGTCATTTTTTATTCAGAGGATGGCTACAGTACCGCCTTGCCGTTGCAGACGATCATGGACAGGCAACTGATGATCGCCTACAAGATGAACGGTGTTGTCCTGCCGCCGGAAAGAGGCTTTCCGTTCCAACTGGTGGCGGAGGATAAACTGGGATACAAATGGATCAAATGGATCACCCGCATCGAACTGTCCGACGACGCGAACTATAAAGGTTATTGGGAACAGCGGGGCTTTGACAATGAAGCGGATGTCCTGCAATAA
- a CDS encoding Lrp/AsnC family transcriptional regulator, with translation MDKIDKQILNILQTNARASLKEIGEAAFLSSPAISARIAQLERNGIITDYGAHVNLQTLGYNIKAFINLEVDPKQKPVFYPFVDSIPNVLECNCVTGEFSMLLKVAFPTTNELDTFIGELQQFGKTYTQVVFSTSVGPRGIHFEDQ, from the coding sequence ATGGATAAAATCGATAAGCAAATTTTGAACATTCTGCAGACGAATGCGCGGGCTTCCCTGAAGGAAATCGGTGAGGCCGCCTTTCTGTCTTCGCCGGCGATTTCCGCAAGGATCGCCCAACTGGAGCGGAACGGTATCATCACAGATTACGGCGCACATGTGAACCTGCAGACATTGGGCTACAACATCAAAGCTTTCATCAATCTGGAGGTCGATCCCAAGCAAAAGCCGGTGTTTTATCCTTTCGTGGACAGCATCCCGAATGTGCTGGAATGCAACTGCGTGACCGGAGAATTCTCGATGCTCCTGAAGGTCGCCTTTCCGACGACGAATGAATTGGATACCTTCATCGGAGAACTGCAGCAGTTCGGCAAGACCTACACGCAGGTCGTCTTCTCCACCTCTGTCGGTCCCAGGGGCATCCATTTTGAAGACCAATAA
- a CDS encoding aspartate ammonia-lyase: MNMRIEADSIGTLAVPTEAYYGVQSSRAKENFAITGKNLHPELISNLARIKKAAAVVNAQSGNLAFGKKDAIVQACDEIVAGHFHEAFIVDAIQGGAGTSANMNANEVIANRAIEILGGRKGDYRIVHPNDDVNLCQSTNDVFPTAGKMTVLKLLPELIAELEKLESALGDKAEALAGVIKMGRTQMQDAVPTTLGRTFRAYQSFVKRDIRHLMSAAEEMKSLNLGGTAIGNAINVTPEYLENITALVSEEAGIAFTQADDLFDATQNVDGFVRVSAAIKTAAVNLSKMSNDLRLLSSGPRAGIGEINLPAKQNGSSIMPGKVNPVIPEVVSQVAFRVIGNDLTITMAAESGQLELNAFEPIIFHSLFESIDCLAHAVATLTVNCITDIEANEMVCYKQVEESAGIATALCPTIGYQKASAIAKESLKTGKTVRELVLEKGILTIAETDSILDLKRMAGIPAAVLLRDKAI, encoded by the coding sequence ATGAACATGAGAATTGAAGCAGACTCGATCGGAACGTTAGCAGTACCCACAGAAGCGTATTATGGTGTGCAGTCATCGCGTGCAAAGGAAAATTTCGCCATCACGGGCAAGAACCTGCATCCGGAATTGATCAGCAATCTGGCGCGGATCAAGAAAGCCGCAGCTGTCGTGAATGCTCAGTCGGGTAACCTGGCATTCGGGAAAAAGGATGCGATCGTCCAAGCCTGCGACGAAATAGTGGCGGGACATTTTCATGAAGCTTTCATTGTGGATGCCATCCAAGGCGGTGCCGGGACTTCGGCCAATATGAACGCCAACGAAGTCATCGCCAATCGCGCCATCGAAATATTGGGCGGGAGAAAGGGCGACTACCGCATCGTTCATCCGAATGACGATGTGAATCTATGCCAGTCCACCAACGATGTCTTCCCGACGGCGGGGAAAATGACCGTCCTGAAGCTTCTTCCGGAGCTGATTGCCGAACTGGAAAAGCTGGAGAGCGCGTTGGGTGATAAGGCCGAAGCACTCGCCGGGGTCATCAAGATGGGGCGTACGCAAATGCAGGATGCGGTCCCGACTACGTTGGGTAGGACGTTCCGGGCTTATCAATCCTTCGTCAAGAGGGATATCCGCCACCTCATGAGTGCCGCGGAAGAGATGAAGAGCCTTAATCTAGGCGGGACCGCAATCGGCAATGCCATCAATGTGACGCCGGAATACTTGGAGAACATCACGGCTCTTGTGAGCGAGGAAGCGGGGATTGCTTTCACGCAGGCGGATGATCTTTTCGATGCGACCCAGAACGTGGATGGCTTCGTCAGGGTGTCGGCGGCAATCAAGACGGCGGCCGTGAACTTGTCGAAGATGAGCAATGATCTGCGCTTGTTGTCGAGCGGACCAAGGGCTGGCATCGGTGAAATCAATTTGCCTGCCAAGCAAAACGGCTCCTCGATCATGCCGGGAAAAGTGAATCCGGTGATACCCGAAGTCGTTTCACAGGTCGCTTTCCGCGTAATCGGAAACGATCTGACCATCACAATGGCCGCCGAATCCGGCCAGTTGGAACTGAACGCCTTCGAGCCGATCATTTTCCATTCGTTGTTTGAATCGATCGATTGCTTGGCGCATGCGGTTGCCACTCTGACCGTCAACTGCATCACTGACATCGAAGCCAATGAGATGGTCTGCTACAAACAGGTGGAAGAGAGCGCCGGCATCGCGACCGCCCTCTGCCCGACCATCGGCTACCAAAAAGCCAGCGCAATCGCCAAAGAATCACTGAAGACAGGAAAAACCGTCAGGGAATTGGTGCTTGAAAAAGGCATATTAACGATTGCGGAAACGGACAGCATCCTCGATCTGAAACGCATGGCCGGCATCCCGGCTGCGGTGTTGCTGAGGGATAAAGCAATCTGA
- a CDS encoding VOC family protein → MNKIVPHFWFDTQAVEAAEFYTSLFDNSEITSVSKIHNPPPYGTADIVSMTLAGQDFMAISAGPYFRLNPSISIRVDCASMKEIDFLWGKLSDGGAVLMPLDAYPFSKKYGWIEDRYGLSWQVMHVGERDIAQKLTPTLMFTKKQCGKAEEAILFYEAVFSDTEIDAMDYYGVGEEPDAPGTVRFASFKLENQAFAAMDSAQAHDFEFNEAFSFIVNCETQEEIDYYWEELSYVPEAENCGWLKDKYGVSWQIVPTDMNEMLQTADPEKLARVTEATLKMKKLDFAELRRAYEA, encoded by the coding sequence ATGAATAAAATTGTTCCGCATTTTTGGTTTGATACGCAGGCTGTAGAAGCAGCCGAATTCTATACCTCACTGTTCGATAATTCCGAAATCACAAGCGTCAGCAAAATCCACAATCCACCACCATATGGAACGGCCGATATTGTTTCGATGACGTTGGCTGGTCAGGATTTCATGGCGATTTCGGCAGGTCCGTATTTTCGCCTTAATCCGTCCATTTCCATCCGGGTCGATTGTGCATCGATGAAGGAAATCGATTTCCTTTGGGGAAAACTTTCCGATGGCGGCGCGGTGCTCATGCCGTTGGACGCTTACCCCTTCAGCAAAAAGTATGGTTGGATAGAAGACCGCTATGGCCTGTCCTGGCAGGTCATGCACGTCGGCGAACGGGATATTGCGCAAAAATTGACTCCGACGCTGATGTTCACCAAAAAACAATGCGGCAAAGCAGAGGAAGCGATTCTTTTCTATGAGGCTGTATTTTCGGATACCGAAATCGATGCAATGGATTACTATGGGGTAGGGGAGGAGCCGGATGCGCCCGGGACGGTAAGGTTCGCTTCGTTCAAGTTGGAAAATCAAGCGTTCGCAGCCATGGACAGTGCTCAGGCTCATGATTTTGAATTCAATGAAGCCTTCTCTTTCATTGTCAATTGCGAAACTCAGGAAGAAATTGATTACTATTGGGAAGAGCTGTCTTATGTCCCGGAAGCGGAAAATTGCGGATGGCTGAAGGATAAATACGGTGTATCTTGGCAAATCGTTCCAACGGACATGAATGAAATGCTGCAGACAGCGGATCCTGAAAAACTGGCACGCGTCACAGAGGCGACTCTGAAAATGAAGAAATTGGATTTTGCGGAACTGAGAAGAGCTTACGAAGCCTAG
- a CDS encoding aminodeoxychorismate/anthranilate synthase component II gives MILVIDNYDSFTYNLVQYLKQLDENVVVKRNDKITIEEIAALDPLMILISPGPKTPNEAGISLAVVRHFAGTIPILGICLGHQTIAGLFGAAIVKAKEPVHGKVHAIQHTGKGVFQGLKNPLNVTRYHSLIVAKGSLPEALEVTAWTEAGEIMGFLHREELIEGVQFHPEAILTEHGLDMLRNFYERAKKKREGAILDEKKSG, from the coding sequence ATGATACTTGTAATAGATAATTATGATTCCTTTACCTATAACCTTGTCCAATACCTGAAGCAATTGGATGAGAACGTTGTGGTGAAAAGGAACGATAAGATAACAATCGAAGAGATAGCGGCACTGGATCCGCTGATGATCCTGATTTCCCCGGGTCCGAAGACACCTAATGAAGCGGGCATCAGTCTGGCTGTCGTCAGACATTTCGCAGGAACTATCCCGATTCTGGGCATCTGCTTGGGGCACCAGACAATCGCCGGGCTGTTCGGTGCGGCAATCGTGAAGGCGAAAGAGCCTGTCCATGGCAAGGTTCATGCCATCCAACACACAGGCAAAGGCGTCTTTCAAGGCTTGAAAAACCCGCTGAATGTCACAAGATACCATTCCCTGATCGTGGCAAAGGGAAGCCTTCCGGAAGCGCTGGAAGTCACAGCATGGACAGAAGCTGGCGAAATCATGGGCTTCCTTCACCGGGAAGAGCTGATCGAGGGGGTCCAGTTCCATCCCGAGGCGATCCTGACGGAGCACGGGCTGGATATGTTGCGCAATTTTTATGAGCGCGCCAAAAAAAAGCGGGAAGGAGCGATTTTGGATGAAAAAAAGAGCGGCTGA
- a CDS encoding NUDIX hydrolase — translation MGIRQMLADYSPFNEQEVKDRELMLRYLDQFDDLFKRDNEFAHFTASSWVVNRDRTKVLMVYHNIYRSWSWIGGHMDGETDFLATAIRETKEETGIDQVQPVSQELFSLEILSVDGHVKNGKQVGTHVHLNLTYLLEADETQETSIKPDENSGVAWMGLEEALSKCSEPYMKGIYAKLNDKLNRIQ, via the coding sequence ATGGGAATCAGACAAATGCTTGCGGACTATTCTCCCTTCAATGAGCAGGAAGTAAAGGATCGGGAGCTGATGCTTCGCTATCTGGATCAGTTCGATGATCTGTTCAAGCGCGATAATGAGTTCGCCCACTTCACCGCTTCGAGTTGGGTCGTTAATCGTGACCGGACCAAGGTGCTGATGGTCTACCATAACATCTACCGTTCCTGGTCCTGGATCGGCGGCCATATGGATGGGGAAACCGACTTTCTGGCGACAGCCATCCGGGAAACGAAGGAAGAGACGGGTATCGATCAGGTTCAGCCTGTATCGCAGGAACTCTTTTCGCTCGAAATATTGAGTGTGGATGGGCATGTCAAAAACGGCAAACAGGTTGGGACACATGTGCATCTGAACCTGACCTACCTGCTGGAGGCGGACGAAACGCAAGAGACGAGCATCAAACCGGACGAAAACAGCGGCGTCGCCTGGATGGGGTTGGAAGAGGCGCTCAGCAAGTGCAGCGAGCCTTACATGAAGGGCATTTACGCCAAGCTGAACGATAAATTGAACAGAATACAATAG
- a CDS encoding aminotransferase class IV, with amino-acid sequence MQVFLNGVYLEEDAALISPLSPGFLYGYGVFETIRVSGKQALYLDQHFTRMVQALSVLGMNCPYQETELQQIIEKLLELNGVSEGFVKVVGSKPNPKKQPKQDADILILTGTKTYKEEYATGLKVCLADARRNEFSKIVGIKSMNYTENILEKEAAVQKGFDEAIFLNTHDHVAEGCVSNVFWVKDGIVYTPSLHCGILEGTARARVIKKCAAFQIPVQEGAYGLEKLLSADELFVTNALMDIMPVSLLEDRYFDLGAYQVVPQLRGNGR; translated from the coding sequence ATGCAAGTATTTTTGAATGGAGTCTATCTTGAGGAAGATGCAGCGCTGATCAGTCCGCTGTCCCCGGGTTTTTTGTACGGATACGGGGTTTTTGAGACGATCCGCGTTTCCGGTAAACAAGCGCTGTATCTGGACCAACATTTCACGCGCATGGTCCAGGCGCTGTCGGTTCTGGGGATGAATTGCCCTTATCAAGAAACCGAGCTCCAGCAGATCATCGAAAAATTGCTGGAACTGAATGGCGTCTCCGAAGGCTTCGTAAAGGTCGTCGGCAGCAAGCCGAACCCGAAAAAACAGCCGAAGCAGGACGCGGATATCCTGATTCTGACGGGGACGAAAACCTACAAAGAGGAATATGCGACAGGCTTGAAAGTATGCTTGGCCGATGCGAGAAGGAACGAATTCTCCAAAATTGTCGGCATCAAAAGCATGAACTACACGGAAAACATCCTGGAAAAAGAAGCAGCCGTTCAGAAAGGCTTTGATGAAGCAATCTTTTTGAACACGCATGATCATGTTGCCGAGGGGTGCGTTTCGAATGTTTTTTGGGTGAAGGACGGAATCGTATACACCCCGTCGCTGCACTGCGGCATCCTGGAAGGGACGGCTAGAGCGCGGGTAATCAAGAAATGCGCTGCATTTCAGATTCCGGTCCAGGAAGGGGCGTACGGCCTGGAGAAACTTTTGAGTGCGGATGAACTATTCGTCACCAATGCCCTGATGGACATCATGCCGGTGAGCCTTCTGGAGGACCGATACTTCGACCTCGGGGCATACCAAGTGGTGCCCCAGCTCCGGGGAAACGGGCGCTAA
- a CDS encoding ATP-binding protein, with protein MKAALPEHTSKLLAELRRSLRSPEQKAKIPTRATRKKGKSYLMEKCDQIERSLIKKYRKPLWRPFIKAIQEYELIRNGDKIAVCISGGKDSMLMAKLMQELQRHGMIRFELVFLAMNPGYSEQNQQQILDNAALLDIPLTVFESSIFDAVDNVDSSPCYLCARMRRGSLYQKAQELGCNKIALGHHFDDVIETILMNMFYGGTIETMMPKLHSRNFEGMELIRPLYHVKEADIIAWKDYHQLTFLQCACRFTEMYADQPSDLGGFKRKEMKALIGQLRETSPLIDANIFQSVQSVNLEKIISYRNRDGRHHFLEKYADGAERPRPDMVE; from the coding sequence ATGAAGGCAGCTTTACCGGAGCACACCAGCAAATTGTTGGCTGAACTCCGGCGAAGCCTGCGTTCCCCGGAACAAAAAGCAAAAATACCCACCCGGGCAACCCGTAAGAAAGGGAAATCTTATTTAATGGAAAAATGCGATCAAATCGAAAGAAGTCTCATCAAAAAATACCGAAAACCCTTATGGCGGCCCTTCATCAAAGCAATCCAGGAATATGAGCTGATCCGGAACGGCGACAAGATAGCCGTCTGCATCTCCGGCGGGAAAGATTCGATGCTGATGGCCAAACTGATGCAGGAGCTGCAACGGCATGGCATGATACGATTCGAGCTGGTCTTTTTGGCGATGAATCCGGGATACAGTGAACAGAACCAGCAACAGATTTTGGATAACGCCGCATTGCTGGACATCCCGCTTACCGTTTTTGAGTCCTCCATCTTCGATGCAGTGGATAATGTCGACTCGTCCCCCTGTTATCTTTGCGCGCGCATGCGTAGGGGCAGTCTGTACCAAAAAGCCCAGGAGCTCGGCTGCAACAAAATCGCTTTGGGCCATCATTTCGATGACGTCATCGAGACGATCCTGATGAATATGTTCTACGGCGGGACCATCGAGACGATGATGCCGAAACTGCACAGCCGGAACTTCGAAGGGATGGAGCTGATCCGACCGCTTTATCATGTGAAGGAAGCGGATATCATCGCTTGGAAGGACTATCATCAACTGACTTTCCTCCAGTGCGCTTGCCGTTTCACGGAAATGTACGCTGATCAACCGAGCGATCTGGGAGGTTTCAAGCGCAAAGAGATGAAGGCATTGATTGGGCAACTGCGCGAAACGAGTCCGCTCATTGATGCGAATATCTTCCAGAGTGTGCAGAGTGTGAATCTCGAAAAGATCATTTCTTACCGCAATCGGGACGGAAGGCATCATTTTCTGGAAAAATACGCGGATGGGGCTGAAAGGCCGCGTCCGGATATGGTAGAATGA
- a CDS encoding DUF3159 domain-containing protein yields the protein MKARIKEISEELKLVISGKTFDALLPPLLFAVVNGRYQLTVAGILAIALALLLGLIRLARKQPLRYAMGGLLGVMLATGIAYFSNNAANYYLPKLVTSALLVMAALVSLVMGKPMAALTSHLTRGWDLEWYWRKDVKPAYQEVTVLWLLFFLMRLVLQLILFRRGDVAELAWTNTLLGLPFTLAGLILSYLYGIWRLRNLKGPSVEEHREGKRQPWEGQTRGF from the coding sequence TTGAAAGCCAGAATCAAGGAAATTTCGGAAGAATTGAAATTGGTCATCTCAGGGAAGACGTTCGATGCTTTATTGCCGCCCTTGCTGTTTGCCGTCGTCAACGGCAGATATCAGTTGACGGTCGCCGGTATCTTGGCGATTGCTTTGGCTTTGCTGTTGGGCCTCATCCGGTTGGCACGGAAGCAACCGTTGCGCTATGCCATGGGCGGATTGCTGGGGGTTATGCTTGCCACGGGAATCGCGTATTTTTCCAATAATGCCGCCAATTATTACCTCCCCAAACTAGTGACTAGCGCGCTGCTCGTAATGGCGGCGCTGGTCAGCCTCGTCATGGGGAAACCGATGGCCGCTTTGACGAGCCATCTGACGCGCGGGTGGGATCTGGAGTGGTATTGGCGCAAGGACGTGAAACCGGCCTATCAGGAAGTGACGGTCCTTTGGTTGCTGTTTTTTCTGATGCGATTGGTTTTGCAGCTCATTCTTTTCCGACGCGGTGATGTTGCCGAGTTGGCTTGGACCAATACGCTCCTGGGGCTTCCGTTCACGCTTGCTGGATTGATCCTCAGCTATCTCTACGGCATTTGGCGCCTCCGCAACCTGAAAGGGCCCAGCGTGGAGGAACACCGGGAAGGCAAGCGGCAGCCGTGGGAAGGGCAGACACGTGGTTTTTAG